From the Candidatus Binatia bacterium genome, the window AAATGGGGCGCCACGCTGTTGGCCGCCTTCTCAGCCCATAAGCAATCCGTTCACGAATCCAACATCGTTTTCATGTTGCAGGGGCTTTATTCGCAGAATTCAGAGGTTAACATTGCAGTACCAAAGGAGAATAAAGATGGCATGGACCTCATGGTTATGGACTGCAGTGATTCCCACGCTACCCCTCGTTGTCCCAATGTTGAACTGGGTGTTGTGGGGAAGTGGTATAGCCTTGGTGCTCTCTGCGGCCGCCTTGGCGCTGGAGTGGGATCGCTCCGCTACTGATGTGGAGAACGCCGCCGCGCTCGATGATGGTGCGGTTGGCTGTGCCGCTTGAGAACAGTTGAGGCAGGAAGACGCAGGGCGCCGCGGTGTGAGGCCTGCGGCGCCCTACTTTTTTATTCGGCCTTCGCTGAAGATGGCGACTGCTGGAGGCCAATCCAGAGCTCGCCGCCCTCGAACATTTCCTTCTTCCAGATCGGGACTTTATTCTTCAGTTCGTCAATAGTGTAGCGGGCTGCGGCAAAGGCTTCGTTGCGGTGGGGTGCAGATACCGCGACGGCCACGCTCGCTTCTCCTAGGGGCACGGGGCCGAGGCGATGAACGGCGGCAATTTTGCCCAGGCGCCACTGCGCGAGTGCGGCGCGCACGATTTTTTCCATCTCCCGTTCTGCCATTTCTTCATAGGCCTCGTATTCGAGTCTGAGCACGCGTCGCCCCTCGTTATGATCCCGCGTCGAGCCAACAAACAGCACGGTGGCGCCGCAGCTCGGATCGGCGACTGCTGCTAGCAACCGGGCGGTATCGATCGGCTCGCGCAGCACCTGCACCTGGAAATTCGTATCGCGGGTCATTGAACCTCCCGACCGCTGCCCCCGCTGACGGGTGGAATGAGGGCCAGTTCATCCCCGGGTGCGAGCTCGTGCTCCAGGTGCACGTACTCACGATTGACGGCAAAGGTGACGCAGTTGGCGAAGGGAGAAAGTTCTGGGAACTTCCGTTGCAGCGCCTCCCACGCTGCGCGAACCGAAGTAGGCCCCGGCAATTCGAGATCCGTGATCTCCGTCCCGGTCCGTTCCCGGAGCACAGCGAAGAAGCGCACCCGGACTTCCACGCTTACCCTCCGTGGCTACTGAATCCGGCGCACCAGGCCAACAACATGCCCGAGCTCGGGCAAGATGAGACGCTTCATGGCAAGTTCCACCGCTCGCGGAGCACCGGGCATGGAAAATAGCACGCGCCGGCCGATAACACCGGCCGTGGCTCGGCTGAGCATGGCGGCTGCCCCGATTTCTTCGAAGCTCAGTACCCGAAAGAGCTCCCCAAAGCCGGTAATTTCCTTGTCGAACAAACGGCTGACGGTTTCGTACGTGGTGTCGCGTCGCGCTAGGCCAGTGCCGCCGTTGATCAACACTGCGGCGGCGGCTTCCGGCAGCGTTTGCAGTGCGCCTAGGATGAGCGCGGGCTCATCCTGGAGGATGCGATATTGCTCCACACGATGGCCCGCTTCGCGGAGCAACTTGCAAATAAGCTGGCCACTGTCATCGTTGGCGGCCGTGCGGCTGTCGCTCACCGTGATCACCGCACAGCCCACCGACGCGGCATCGGTGCGGTGGTGCTGCGTATGTGTAGCTTGCTTTGCCATGGCCGCGCATTGTAGCAAGGAGACGAAGTTGCGGAAGGGAACCGCGTAGGAAGAAGGTTATTGCGGATGGCATTGCGGAGGCTGGTGACTGGGGCGTATGTTGCAGTGATTCTTGGCGCCACTCCCTTGGCCTCTCCCCTGGGGAAATGGGTTGCCTGGGCACAGCCCAAACAGCTCCCTACAATCCGGTTTGTCATTCCCAACGTAGAGCAAACGAGGGCTGCGGCTACCGGAACACCGAGCCGGCCGACGCCGGCACATGCCGCCGCTCCGGCTGATTACTGGTGGAACCAGCCGGATTACATCGAAGCTTTCGGGCTTTCACCGGAACAGCGCCAGCGGATGGACGCGGCCATGGTCCACACGCAGGAAGAGACGGAGCAGGCCATCCGGAAGCAAAACCAAGCGCGCGACCGTTTTCACGAATCGGTCAAGAAGCGAGATTGGAACAGTGCCCGCCAAGCAGTGGAAGAGTGGGAGCGCGCATTCGCGGCGCAGTGGAGTGTCGGGAATCGCGCGAAACTTGCTGTACTCGAGCTCCTCACGCCAGGGCAGCACGAGAAGCTGCTCAAAGAGCATGCGTATTTGCTCGATCGCCCCTGGACCTTGGGGCGCCGCTTTCAGATCCATAGAGGTCCCCAGGGCGCACCAGCATTGGTAGGAACTCCTTCACCGCCTCCGTCAGGCGCCACGCAGTAGGAGTTTTTCTCGCGGGCGCCGCCTCTTTGTTTCGCTTGGGGCAGCGCTTCAGCGCTTCGGCAGTCGTTGGATGTCGCGACCGACGGGCGGCGGTCCAGGTGCCCCGAAGGGAGGTGGGCCGGCGGCGCCACTGGGTGGCCTTCCTGCGGCACCTCCCGGAGGAGGGCCGACGGCGCCCGCGGGCGGAACACCAGCAGGTCCAGCCGGCAACGGCCGGGAGAGTTCTCGTCGGCAGGACTCGACAACCGCAAACGGCAAGCGAGTTTGCGCGGCAATCTCGGCATCGGACAGCCCCTGCTGAAACAGCGGGAGCAAGATCACGCAGTCATTGGCTAGCAGCGGTGCCGCAAGGACCGAGAGCAGCATTGCAGAGCCGAGGAGCTGGACGAGTACGCCCAGAACCTTGAGCGGCGAGCCGAACGCGTTGCGGAGTTCCATTGTTCCTCCTTGGTGCCGGGAGTGGCAGGACCATGCATTCCCGCATATACCAGCGCTGCGGAGGACACTAGTGGTCACTTCTGGGGCACCGACAACGCCAGCACTCAGCATCGCGCACCGCCCAATGCTCTTGGGTTTAGTGGGCGGGACAGTCGCTGGCATCACTACCCACGCCCTGTGGCACGGCCAGCCGTGGTTAAACACCTTTGTGAACGGGGTTACCGAGCCAATCGGCCGGTTGTTCCTGAGACTCATTTTTCTCATCGTCCTGCCGCTCGTGTTTTCGGCGCTTACGCTTGGCGTCAGTGGCTTGGGAGATTTGGCAAGTGTGGGCCGCGTGGGGTTGAAAACCCTTGTCGTGACCGTGGTCATTTCCACGGCCTCCGTGGGCATCGGCGTACTCCTTGTCGACCTGCTGCAGCCTGGGGCGCTGCTTTCGGAAGATGCGCGGGTGGGGTTGCTACAGACCACGCAAAAAGTTGACAGTGCATTGGCCGCGAGTCGCGCACCTGTTGGCCTCGAGGCACTCACCCAAATGGTTCCAGACAATCCCGTGCGGGCGGCCGCACAGGGCGAAATGCTTGCTGTGATGGTCTTTGCTTTGATTTTCGGCTTGGGCTTGGCGCGGGCCGATCGTAGCACCGTAGGACCGCTCACGGCTTGGTTAGAGGGCGTGTACGAAGTCTCGATGCAGGTCGTTGGCCTGGCCATGAAGCTTGCCCCACTGGGCGTGGCGTGCCTCATGTTCACCCTTACCGCTCGGCTCGGCTACGACGTGCTCCGCCCATTGGGAGCTTATGTGGCGGTGGTGCTCTTGGGGCTGACGGTTCACCTTTTTGTGACTTACTCACTGGTTCTTCGCTTGGGAGCCCGGCGCTCGCTGCGAGACTTCCTCGCCGCCGTTCAACCCGTTGCCGTCACCGCCTTCGCCACGAGTTCGTCGAATGCCACGCTGCCGACCACATTGGCTGTGGCGCGGGAGCGATTAGGCGTTCCCCACGACATTGCGGGGTTCGTGTTGACGCTGGGCTCCACGGCGAACCAAAACGGCACTGCGCTGTTCGAAGGAATTACGGTGCTCTTCCTGGCGCAATTTTTTGCAGTCGAGTTGACACTGAGCCAACAGCTCCTCGTTGTGGGGATGGCCATTTTGGCGGGAGTTGGTACCGCAGGGGTCCCTGGCGGTTCGTTGCCGCTGATCGTGCCCGTGCTCGTGGCCGTGGGTGTGCCTGCAGAAGGGATCGGAATCATTCTCGGCGTGGATCGTTTCCTCGACATGTGCCGAACCGTCCTGAACGTGTTGGGCGATTTGGTTGTCGCCGTGGTGGTCGCCGCCTGGGAAGGTGGCCAGCCAGCTCCGGTGGGTCACCAACCGCACGTTCCATCGGCTGAGGTGGCGGGGCAACATCCGAGCGCAGATTGACTTTCGTAGTCGTCTGCGGGACAAACCGGCTACTGGCTTGTCTACGGAGGATTTCCACATGAGGAACGCGTGGGGCCTGTTCGCTTTGGTCGGCGTAATTGTCTCTGTGTGCAATGTCCCTACTGCAGCCGAGGACCCGAAGAGTTGGGTCTTGAGCGCCAACAACTGGCAGCAGGGCGAAGGCTTGTTGCCGGAACCGGTACTGAAACGGGTGCGTAACGGGGAGTACTACTTCAAGGTGGTCGAGGTCGATCCCGAGCGGCTGCGCCAGAACTATTCGGCAAAGTTTTGGCAGGCAAGCGAGGCCAACGCGGGCAAGTACGATGTCGATCCAAAAACTTGCGGTCTAAAGGATGTAACCACGGGCAAGATGCCGAGTTTTTACTTTGGTTTCCCCTTTCCGCGGATCGACACGGCGAACGATCCGTACGCTGCCTGCAAAATGGCGTGGAACTTCGAGGCAGCGAACGCGGTTGCCGGCGGTGGGGGAGCGACGTTTACCCTCAACGGAATCGATGGCGGTGGCGAGTACAAACGCATCAAGCTGTGGCTTCATGGCCATGGCTTTCTTGGCCGCCACTTTGGACCGATCGACAACCCGGAGAATTTGCGCGGTGCGAGCCTCACCGGGGTCATGGAACCGCAAGACGTCGACGGCGTGGCCGGTCTGGGGAAACGCTTCAACGACTGGGAATCGCAAGATCAGGCTTGGTTTTACGTTCCTGCGACCCGTCGGGTCAGACGAGTCAACTCGGCGACACGCTCGGATCCGGTGGCAGGCCTCGACATCTACGCGGACGACGTGAACTGCTACGCGGGCAAGGTGGAGTATTACAAGTGGAAGCTGTTGGGCGAGGGGAAAGTGCTTGCCCCCGTGTTATCGCCGGAACCGGTGAAACAGCGCTGGGTGTCGCCCACCCGGGCAGAAGTGGCCATTCCCTATTTTACCGCCGCTTACGAAACCCCTGGAGCAAAAGGTGCCCCGTGGTTGGTGGTGGAGAACCTGGTGATGATTCCCCGGCCGGTGTGGATTATCCAGGGTGAGTCGGAAGATCCCTTCTACAACTTCGGGAAGGTGATCATGTACATGGATAAGGAGCTCTACCGCATTTGGTGGAAACTCGTTCACAATCGGGCTGGCGAGTACTTCTACAATGCAATGTGCGCCTTTCACTGGTCGAGCAACGAGGACGGCAGCTTCAAAACGGTAACGCCGAACATGGTCGTGGGCGTCAACGACAAGACAAACCGCGCCGCAATTGGCGGCCGGTACAGCACGCAGTTTATTGAGCTCGCCTTTCCAGAGGGCCATTTCAGCCTGCAAACCCTCACCCACATGGCTGACTGATTGTGCTGCGCTCGTGTGCGTGCGACGTTGGGCACCAGGACATTGGGCACCAAAAGGAGGCTGAACATGGCTGAGTGCTTTTACCACCCGCAGGAAAGCAAGCGCCTGCGGCGCTTGCGCGAGCTTAAGCCCGAGATGTTCCGCGGCTTTGTGGAATTCGAGCGCTCCGTGTTTCAAGGCGGCGAGCTGCCGTTGAAAGTGAAGGAGCTCATTGCCATCGCCACTGCCCACATCACGCAATGCCCATATTGTATCGATGTGCACGTCAAGCGGGCAAAGAAGGCGGGGGCTTCGGATAGCGAGATCGCTGAGGCAATTTTTGTGGCGATGACACTCCGTGCCGGAGGCTCGTTTGCGCACGCGGCCATCGCGATGCGAGCTGCGGAGGAGGCGGACTCGAAATCGGATGCGAGCCGCTGAGCCCGTTCGAAACGAGCCGCAGCCGGTTTTGGTCGGGGCCTGTGAGGTTCGCTGAGCCGCAACCGCGGATCGCACCGCCCGCACTCTTGCCTGGCGGCTGTGTTGGCGTTGTCGCCCCAGCGGGGGCCGTGAAGCGCGACGAAGTGGAAAGCGGTGTCGCGCTTTTAGAGGGGGCCGGGTACCGGGTGCGCCTGGGAGCCTCGGTGTGGAAGAGGTTTGGCTATTTTGCCGGGACGGACGAGGAACGCCTGCGTGACTTGATGGATATGTTCGGCAATCCGGAGATCGACGCGATTTTTGCGGCTCGCGGCGGTTATGGCTGTGCACGCTTGTTGCCGTTCATCGACCCTGACTTCATCCGCTCTCACGCGAAAGTTTTTGTTGGAAGCAGCGATTGCACGGCGTTGCTGCAGTTTTTTGTGGATCGCTGCGGTGTGGTGGCATTTCACGGACCCGTGGTGGCGGCGTTTTCTTCTCGCCCGGAGTCGATGAACGGTTTGCTCCGGATGCTAACCGGGAAAACCGAAGCGGCGATCGCTCTGCCTCCGCCGCTGCGTGGCGGCAAAGCCGAAGGAGCGTTGCGCGGTGGTTGCTTGAGCATCTTGGCGAGCCTTCTCGGTACGCCCTTCGCGCCAACGGTTGAGCCCACGGTGTGGTTTTTCGAGGACGTGAACGAGAAGCCATATCGGATCGACCGCATGCTCACGCAATGGTCGCAAGCCGGCTTGTGGCAGAGCACGGAAGCTGTGCTGTGGGGCGAGATGGTCGGATGCACGGCTCCGAGCGGCAGTTGGGATGTCTGGCAAGTGATCGAGCGACACATGCAGGAGCTGTCTGTGCCGGTCGTGACCGGAATCGCCAGTGGTCACGGCAGCAGCCGGCTGACTTTGCCCATGGGTGTACGCGTGCGCGTAGCCAACGATCGACTCGAATTTTTGCAGCCGTGGGTTACTCGGCTCGACACGGACTAGGTGGGTGGCGGTGGCGTTCGAGCTGGTCGAAGACGCGATGCAGGAAGCGGTCGCCGCGGGGGTATTTCCCGGAGCCGTCTTGCTCGTACGGCGGGGGGATTCGTTTTTTTACCTGCGCGCCTTCGGCAACCGCTCGCTCGTCCCGCAGCCGGCGCCGATGCGCGAGGATACGATCTTCGATGTGGCTTCGCTCACGAAGCCGCTGGCGACTTCGGTCGCGGTGATGCTTCTGGTCAAAGAAGGCAAGATTCGGCTGGATGATCGCGTGGCGCGCTTTCTTCCTAACTTTAGCGTGCATGGCAAAGCACATGTGACCTTTCGGCACCTGCTTGCACACTGCTCGGGGCTCCCGGCGTGGAGACCATACTACAAGGAGGTGCTGGCGGAGGAGCGGCGCGGTGGTCGGGTGAATTTTTTGGGCACGAGTGCGGCGAAAGCGTTCGTTTACCAGTCCATCGAGCGAGAGCGCATCGAGGCGGAGCCAGGCACGCGCGCGCTATACAGCGATCTGGGCTTTATCTTGCTCGGCGCGGTCATCGAGCAACTCAGCGGCGTGAGCCTGGATCGCTTTTGCCATGAGCGGATCTTTCGCCCACTCGGGTTGCGCTCCACAGGATTTGTCGACTTGGCCTTGCTCCGTGCCCGTCGGCTCGAGCCAATCACGGAAATGATCGCACCGACGGAACAGTGCCCGTGGCGACAAAAACTGTTGTGGGGCGAGGTGCACGACGACAACGCGTACGCCATGGGCGGTGTTGCGGGCCACGCTGGTCTATTTTCGTCGGCGCGCGATATCGACACGTTATTGTGCTGCTTGGAAGATTGTTACCAAACGGTCGGCGGAATGATTCCCCAGCGGCTCATTCGTGAGTTTTGGACCAAGGACCCTTCGGTTCCGGAATCCACGTGGGCTCTCGGCTGGGATACGCCCTCACCGGAAGGGTCGAGCGCCGGCCGTCACTTTGGACCACAGTCCGTGGGCCACTTGGGATTCACGGGTTGCTCCATATGGATCGACTTGGTGGAACGCTGCCATGTGGTGCTGTTGTCCAATCGCGTGCACCCGCGGCGAGACAATGACAAGATCAAAGAGTTCCGCCCGCGGCTACACGACTTGATCCGAGAGAATTTACCCTAATGCCTGGGATGTGAAGAGATGTGGTACCAAACTGACGATCCAAACAACCGTGTGCCTGCGAATCTCCAACCAGGGGCGCGCGTTCATCTGGCTGCCATTGGTGGTGTGGCGATGTCGGCTCTGGCCGTGCTGCTGAGGGAACGCGGTTACGACGTCACCGGTTCCGACGATGTGTTGTACCCGCCCATCAGTACGCTGCTGGAGCAAATGCAAATTCCTGTGCGTCGCGGTTTTTCTCCTGATAATCTCGAGCCCGCTCCTGATCTCGTGGTGATTGGCAACAAAATCACGAGGAACAACCCAGAAGGTCAAGCCGTGCTGGAGCGCGGCCTTCCGTACGCCTCCTTGCCGCAGACTTTGTACGAGCTGTTTCTGCGTACCCGCTCGCCGCTGGTGGTGGCGGGTACCCACGGCAAGACCACCACGACTGCCATGTTGGCCTGGATATTTCACGCCACCGGCAGGGAGCCGAGTTTTCTTGTCGGTGGGCAAGTGAAAGGCTGGAACTGCAACGCGCGGCTGGGTAGTGGCGCCTACTTTATTGTGGAGGGCGACGAGTACGACAGCGCCTTTTTCGACAAGCGGCCCAAGTTCTTGCACTATCAGCCACAGGCACTGGTGCTGAATGCACTCGAATTCGATCACGCCGACATTTACCGTGATCTCGATCACGTGAAATATGCCTTTCGTAGGTTGGTGGAGATGCTGGCTGCCGACGCTGTCGTGCTTGCCTGCCGGGACTTTCCCCATGCGTGGGATGTCGCTCGCGTGCACCCGCGCACTACCAGCTTTGGATTTGCCGCGGATGCGGTCTGGCGGGCCAGCGAGGTGCGGGATGAGGGTCGGCTTTCGTTCACGTGCCTGTACAAGAATCGGCCGGTAGCGAGAGCGAGTTTGGCGGTGATGGGGGCGATGAATGCACGGAATGCACTCGCGGCGATGGCAATGGCATCGGAGCTCGGAATCCCTATGGGGGAAGCTGTGCAGGCCTTGGAAAGCTTTCCGGGGGTGGCCCGCCGGCAGGAGGTTGTCGGTGAATTTGGAGGAGTGCTCTTGATCGACGACTTCGCCCACCATCCGACCGCAGTGGCCGCGACGTTGGATGCCGTCCACCAGCGCTATCCACACCGGCGATTGTGGGCGCTTTTCGAACCTCGTTCGAACACCTCTCGGCGCAAGGTGTTTCAAACGGAATACGTGCACGCGCTGTCCCGGGCGGAGCGGGTCATCGTCGGTGGGGTCTTGCGCAAGGCCTCGGATGCGGTGCCGGAGGACGAGCTGTTTTCCCCGCAGCAACTTGTCATGGATCTCGAGGTCGCGGGTGTGAGCGCGCGGCATTTTGATGACCCAGAGGTGATCGTCGTTGCCGTCGAGCGGAATGTGCGCCCTGGGGACGTGGTCGTTCTCATGTCCAACGGCGACTTTGGTGGCTTGCGCGGAAAGCTTGCACACGCTCTTGTCGCTCGGACCACGCACCGCGCTCGGTGGGCCTCACGCTAGACAGCCAGGCTAAGCCCTTGTTAGGTACGCAGGTATGCGGTCGTATCGAAAAGAGCTCGTGCTCCACGTGCCGTCGCGCATGGGCTTTGTCAACATTACGCCCGAGGTGGAAGCCGCAGTTCGGGAAAGCGGCGTGCAAGAGGGGCTGTGCTTGGTCAACTCGATGCACATCACGTCGAGCGTGTTCATTAACGACGACGAACCGGGGTTGCTGGAAGATTACGCACGCTGGCTCGAACAATTGGCGCCATATGATCCGAGCCCAGAGCGCTATCACCACAATCGCACTGGAGAGGACAACGGGGACGCCCACCATAAGCGGCAGGTGATGGGCCGCGAGGTGGTGGTGGCCATTACTAAGGGGAAACTCGACTTCGGCCCTTGGGAACAGATTTTCTACGGTGAGTTCGATGGGCGTCGAAGAAAGCGCGTTCTCATCAAGATCATTGGCGAGTGAGCCCCCAAGTTCGCACGTAGCCACCCCTGTTCTGGCCGGGGGCGAACTGGAGTGCACCGGATCATGCAGCCCGAGCCAGCAGAATTCCGCCGCCGAGATCTTCCTCAGCGCAGATCGCCAAAGGAGACGGATTTCTCTTCGACGTCGATGATTGCGTAGTCTCCGTTTGCGAGCTGCCCCGGGGAGACCACGAGAGTCGAGCCGACCGTAGCCTTTCCCTTGGCACCGTCTGGCCGCGAGCACACCGCAAGATAAGGATTGTAGGTTTTCAGAATGTGGCTGATCGCCTCGTGGCCGTTGGCCTTGTGCTCGCCTTCAAAGGGTGTGGCCGGTGCCGTGTGGCCAACGAAAATTTTCACCTGCTCGAGGTGACGCAAAAAGTCGAGCGAAAACTGTGCTTCCCAGCCTGGATACATGAGAAAAAACTCATGATCCCGCTCGTTGCCGGTGACTTCTCCACCAAAGCCGGCAACTACGTACCCCCGACCTAACGGAGCAAAGCTGCGGTGCACTAAGTGGATGTGTTTGTCCACTACCTCGGAGTTGAAGGCGGCCTGGAGAAAGAACCGTTCGGGGGCGTCGTTGCGGCCGGGAACGAAAAATACCGGAACGCCGAGCCTATCGAGCTGGCCGAAGAAACGGGTGATCGACTCTGCGTCGTCCCGCCGTTCGCGGACAACTTCGGGCTGATCCAACCGCGGTAGGCGGCCTTCCGCTTTTGCCCGCTCCCACTCCGCTTGGCGGGCTTCTGCACGCAACACGTTGCCCGTAAAAAGTACCGCGTGCACACGTGCGTTCTTTACCACTTCGCTCAACCGATCGAGGTACGCAAACTCTTCCCGCAGGTCGCCAATGGCCAAAAGTTTCATTTCACATCCTCCCTCGCGTTGTGTGTTTGTGCCTGATGAACCGCCCAACGGCGAGCGCCACGCAATATGTGTCGCCTTGGCGCGGTTGTAAACGGTTGCTTTGCAAACTTCGTGACCAATGGGGTGGTTCAAACGTGGCCGATGCAGAGGGCAGGGAAAATCTTGCGTTTGGGAAGGGACGGGCCGCCCTAAGCTGCGTGCTCTGGGTGTAGGATCTTCCTGCTGTCGGATTGCCTCGAGCGTGTGCTAGAGCCGGCGCATGGAACGCGAAGTTGCACACGTCATGCTTTACGCCGGCTCCGCTTGGCTGGCTGGGAGCTTGATTGGACTGGAGCGGACGTTTCACGGCCGGCCGGCTGGTTTTCGAACTCACGCCTTGGTGTGCTTGGCGTCGGCCCTGCTCATGTTGGTTACCACCCACCAATGGGAGTGGCTGGCCGGCGCCCCGCTGGAGACCGTACGGACAGATCCCACGCGCATGGCGGCGGGCATTATGACCGGCATCGGTTTTCTTGGTGCAGGGGTGATTTTTAAGGAACGCCTGGCAGTCCGAGGCCTTACCACCGCAGCTTCGATTTGGATCACGGCAGTGCTCGGGATTTTGTATGGTGTCGGACTATTCGTACCCGCTGCTCTCGGCACGGTGGCGGTTTTGGGTACGCTCGCTGTGTTTCGTTGGATGGAGGACCGCATGCCCACACAGCTCTTCGCGCACTGTACAGTGCGCTTCGATCGACAGCACGTCCCGAGCGAGCACGCATTGCGAGGCATGGTTGCCGAGCAAAAGGCCGGCGTTGCCAGCCTGAGTTACCATCTCGTCGACCACGGCCGCGCCTTCGAGTACGCCATGGTCATTCGGTCCTACCGGCGCGCTAGCTTCGAAAAGCTCGCAGAGCGTTGGCGCCAGGAGCCTAACGTCGTGGAGTTCAGCATCACTCCGACCGGGGAGTGACCCTTGGCTATACAGCGGCAACGCGGGGCCCTTTAGAGCAGTAACAAAACCGGAACCGCTGCACTCCCGATCACAACCAAAAGGAAGAGAACCGCGGTTGCCGCGGTCTCCCAGCGGTTTGGCTCGTCTTGCTGTTTGTCTCCCACGGTCGCCCGCTCTTCGAGAGAAGCAAAGCCAACACGCTGTTCAGCCGGTACGGGCTTTTGCTGCGAGTGTGTCGCGGCACAGCCGAGCTCAAAGACGAGGAAGCAAGCCAGCAACACGGCGGCGAGCCGCGACGTAAGGATGGAGGCGCGTAAGGGAACCATGAGTAAGCCGGCTATCACAGGCGCGATTCCGGCGCGATGGGAAAATGCTCCCGCCCCTGCCCGCCGCTTACGCTCATGATCTCTGGCAATGTTGCCTGACAAGCGGAGCGCTTGCAGTGCGCGGCGAGTTGGAACAAGTGAAGGGCTAACTTGCGTTTGCAACTGATGGCTGCAGCACACCAGCAGGGGAAAAAAGGGGGCTAGCGCGCGGGGTCGGGCCGCGGCCGTGCACAGTCCCCGCCACTGACGAAAGGGGAGATCGATGCCGAGCTGTGCAGCTTGTGGAGGTCGTAGGTGGCTGTATTGTACGACGTGCCTTGGCACCGGGATGATCCGTTGTCGGAGTTGTCGTGGAGCGGGTGTGAGAAGATGTCGGTGGTGCCGGGGCGAGACGGTTGTCCCTTGCGGCGAGTGCAGCGGTTACGGATTTGGCTGGGACGGGGAAGAATGCACGAGGTGCTATGGTACGGGCCAACGCCCGTGTAGAGGCTGCCGAGCCGCGGGTGGTGACGAGGATGATGGAGGCCTTGGGCAATGCCGTA encodes:
- a CDS encoding molybdenum cofactor biosynthesis protein MoaE, producing MTRDTNFQVQVLREPIDTARLLAAVADPSCGATVLFVGSTRDHNEGRRVLRLEYEAYEEMAEREMEKIVRAALAQWRLGKIAAVHRLGPVPLGEASVAVAVSAPHRNEAFAAARYTIDELKNKVPIWKKEMFEGGELWIGLQQSPSSAKAE
- the moaD gene encoding molybdopterin converting factor subunit 1; the protein is MEVRVRFFAVLRERTGTEITDLELPGPTSVRAAWEALQRKFPELSPFANCVTFAVNREYVHLEHELAPGDELALIPPVSGGSGREVQ
- a CDS encoding molybdenum cofactor biosynthesis protein MoaB; this translates as MAKQATHTQHHRTDAASVGCAVITVSDSRTAANDDSGQLICKLLREAGHRVEQYRILQDEPALILGALQTLPEAAAAVLINGGTGLARRDTTYETVSRLFDKEITGFGELFRVLSFEEIGAAAMLSRATAGVIGRRVLFSMPGAPRAVELAMKRLILPELGHVVGLVRRIQ
- a CDS encoding dicarboxylate/amino acid:cation symporter; translation: MVTSGAPTTPALSIAHRPMLLGLVGGTVAGITTHALWHGQPWLNTFVNGVTEPIGRLFLRLIFLIVLPLVFSALTLGVSGLGDLASVGRVGLKTLVVTVVISTASVGIGVLLVDLLQPGALLSEDARVGLLQTTQKVDSALAASRAPVGLEALTQMVPDNPVRAAAQGEMLAVMVFALIFGLGLARADRSTVGPLTAWLEGVYEVSMQVVGLAMKLAPLGVACLMFTLTARLGYDVLRPLGAYVAVVLLGLTVHLFVTYSLVLRLGARRSLRDFLAAVQPVAVTAFATSSSNATLPTTLAVARERLGVPHDIAGFVLTLGSTANQNGTALFEGITVLFLAQFFAVELTLSQQLLVVGMAILAGVGTAGVPGGSLPLIVPVLVAVGVPAEGIGIILGVDRFLDMCRTVLNVLGDLVVAVVVAAWEGGQPAPVGHQPHVPSAEVAGQHPSAD
- a CDS encoding DUF1329 domain-containing protein, with the translated sequence MRNAWGLFALVGVIVSVCNVPTAAEDPKSWVLSANNWQQGEGLLPEPVLKRVRNGEYYFKVVEVDPERLRQNYSAKFWQASEANAGKYDVDPKTCGLKDVTTGKMPSFYFGFPFPRIDTANDPYAACKMAWNFEAANAVAGGGGATFTLNGIDGGGEYKRIKLWLHGHGFLGRHFGPIDNPENLRGASLTGVMEPQDVDGVAGLGKRFNDWESQDQAWFYVPATRRVRRVNSATRSDPVAGLDIYADDVNCYAGKVEYYKWKLLGEGKVLAPVLSPEPVKQRWVSPTRAEVAIPYFTAAYETPGAKGAPWLVVENLVMIPRPVWIIQGESEDPFYNFGKVIMYMDKELYRIWWKLVHNRAGEYFYNAMCAFHWSSNEDGSFKTVTPNMVVGVNDKTNRAAIGGRYSTQFIELAFPEGHFSLQTLTHMAD
- a CDS encoding carboxymuconolactone decarboxylase family protein — translated: MAECFYHPQESKRLRRLRELKPEMFRGFVEFERSVFQGGELPLKVKELIAIATAHITQCPYCIDVHVKRAKKAGASDSEIAEAIFVAMTLRAGGSFAHAAIAMRAAEEADSKSDASR
- a CDS encoding LD-carboxypeptidase, which produces MRFAEPQPRIAPPALLPGGCVGVVAPAGAVKRDEVESGVALLEGAGYRVRLGASVWKRFGYFAGTDEERLRDLMDMFGNPEIDAIFAARGGYGCARLLPFIDPDFIRSHAKVFVGSSDCTALLQFFVDRCGVVAFHGPVVAAFSSRPESMNGLLRMLTGKTEAAIALPPPLRGGKAEGALRGGCLSILASLLGTPFAPTVEPTVWFFEDVNEKPYRIDRMLTQWSQAGLWQSTEAVLWGEMVGCTAPSGSWDVWQVIERHMQELSVPVVTGIASGHGSSRLTLPMGVRVRVANDRLEFLQPWVTRLDTD
- a CDS encoding beta-lactamase family protein, whose product is MAFELVEDAMQEAVAAGVFPGAVLLVRRGDSFFYLRAFGNRSLVPQPAPMREDTIFDVASLTKPLATSVAVMLLVKEGKIRLDDRVARFLPNFSVHGKAHVTFRHLLAHCSGLPAWRPYYKEVLAEERRGGRVNFLGTSAAKAFVYQSIERERIEAEPGTRALYSDLGFILLGAVIEQLSGVSLDRFCHERIFRPLGLRSTGFVDLALLRARRLEPITEMIAPTEQCPWRQKLLWGEVHDDNAYAMGGVAGHAGLFSSARDIDTLLCCLEDCYQTVGGMIPQRLIREFWTKDPSVPESTWALGWDTPSPEGSSAGRHFGPQSVGHLGFTGCSIWIDLVERCHVVLLSNRVHPRRDNDKIKEFRPRLHDLIRENLP
- a CDS encoding Mur ligase family protein, whose product is MWYQTDDPNNRVPANLQPGARVHLAAIGGVAMSALAVLLRERGYDVTGSDDVLYPPISTLLEQMQIPVRRGFSPDNLEPAPDLVVIGNKITRNNPEGQAVLERGLPYASLPQTLYELFLRTRSPLVVAGTHGKTTTTAMLAWIFHATGREPSFLVGGQVKGWNCNARLGSGAYFIVEGDEYDSAFFDKRPKFLHYQPQALVLNALEFDHADIYRDLDHVKYAFRRLVEMLAADAVVLACRDFPHAWDVARVHPRTTSFGFAADAVWRASEVRDEGRLSFTCLYKNRPVARASLAVMGAMNARNALAAMAMASELGIPMGEAVQALESFPGVARRQEVVGEFGGVLLIDDFAHHPTAVAATLDAVHQRYPHRRLWALFEPRSNTSRRKVFQTEYVHALSRAERVIVGGVLRKASDAVPEDELFSPQQLVMDLEVAGVSARHFDDPEVIVVAVERNVRPGDVVVLMSNGDFGGLRGKLAHALVARTTHRARWASR
- a CDS encoding secondary thiamine-phosphate synthase enzyme YjbQ; this encodes MRSYRKELVLHVPSRMGFVNITPEVEAAVRESGVQEGLCLVNSMHITSSVFINDDEPGLLEDYARWLEQLAPYDPSPERYHHNRTGEDNGDAHHKRQVMGREVVVAITKGKLDFGPWEQIFYGEFDGRRRKRVLIKIIGE